The Musa acuminata AAA Group cultivar baxijiao chromosome BXJ2-2, Cavendish_Baxijiao_AAA, whole genome shotgun sequence genome contains the following window.
GGGTTTCCACGCAATTTGCGAGCACCGACACAGAACAAGGGAAGTGAGACGGAGAgtgaaagaggagaaggagaaagagaTAAATACCGTCCGACCGTCGCCTGGTGGCCTTCGAGAGATAAATACCGTCGGACCAGCGCCCGCCGGCCTTCGAGATGCCGCCACCCGCACCCCTTCCGGCGGGTGAACGAGGCGATCCAGGGGGGCGAAATTGGGGGAAAGGGAGTGAGAGTGATGATTTAGGAATTAGGGCGGTGGTCGCGGACGAGTTCTTGGAATAACGATGTATGTTTACGGATTTGTTATTTTGGTGTACTTACGTATATATCCTAAGAAAGTTTTTAAAATAACGATTTTGCCCCTCTGTATTTTTTTCCAAttaataaaagatatattattacaAAATCCTCGTTCTTGCTCCTAGCAACAATAGTTATGTAACTCGTTCGACTACAAAGTCTTCCGAGTACAAGTGCGTCGGGTATAACATGTCAACCAGTTAGCACTTTTAGTTATcctcctcaaaaaaaaaaaaaaaaaaaagtgagaatATTAAGTTTGAACCAGTCCTCTTCTTCAGGCTTGTACTATTTATAAGATGTTTGTAAGTTGATATTGTGGATTAGAAGTCGGTACAATTTGGTCCTGTCTCGAAAGTGTAAGATCATCCAAGTAATATCTCATGAGTGAGATAGAAGGATGAGAGCGAAACAAAAGTTGAAGAGGACGATTATGAGATTATCGTAAAACCCTCTAAGTTGTCCCGAGATGGAACCAAAGTGGTTTGATATTCATCAAAATCCTGCACAATATGTTGATGTCGAGGGGATTCTCAACTTGACTTGCTTAAATTAATAGATAAATGATGGATCTTCTTTTCTTGGGATTGAAGATTGACCTTTTATACTTATGGAGCCGACGGAGGGGGCTACAACCGGTGAGGATTGATCGTACCTTTCTACAGCGCAATTATGTGGGTGATTAACCTATATACTCTTTATGATGCGGGTCGACCTGTTATAGCGCGACGTCGATTCGTATAGTTTCATACAATGTGAAGCTAGTAAGGGATGATCGAGAAAGTATTATCCGTCGTATCAATCCTTTTTTACGTTAGATAGATGTCAGAGCTACATTCTAGTTGATTGTCAATTAAGAAATTATGACTAGTGTTGAAATATTCTCTatcaaaagaatataattttttttttggttatacGTTCGGGTTTAATTACTAACGCTTCTAAGACAACATTAGAAGCTTTCTCAATCAATCATAAAAGTAGGGCAAGGGGGGATAAATTCACCCACTTCTTTAAGCCAACCATCCAAATTTGGCTCATGTATCATAGAGAATTTAATGTGCAGTTTCCCCTATAACCCTTCATATACTTTGAAAGAAACAAATATTGAGTGGTCTCGCTCATGATATAAGTggtgagataaaaaaaaattgttaatcaaaaaatTCTAACCCTAATGTTATATGAGTGAGATGAGAAAAAACTAAAAGGGtggccaagaaaaaaaaaagactatttaTTTGGTGTTAAATGGTTGTGGGCGAAGGAAAATAAATTCATTTGGTGTTAATTAAAAATGTTATttattttatgttaaataaaattttatttatctgGTGTTAAATGGTCAAGAGATCAAAGTTTAAtatttcttataataatttaagagtATTTGACCGTAAGACACGtattcatatttaaaaaaatacgAGATAAATCTAAACAATATGTCTTCTTAAGTTATTCACATGAAAATTTGTTTTACAAGTTATGGGATCATGAaagtaataataaaatcatcagaaGCAAATATCATATCATTAAAgatcctaagaaaattcaaaagtcACAGACATTTAATAAACATCCTACAGATATAAGTCTAATGGCTCCAACAATAGTTAGTGATGATAATGAAAAGCAATAGGAAGATTATAATGATATACCATCAAATAATAATACTGATGAACATGTTAAATAAAGTTTTCCATAGAAGATCCATTAAAGAGCATCTACTATTCTTCTCATGAACATATGTTATTTATTAAGGAGAGAGAACTAGAAAGTTAtaaagatattatattatttaaattattatataattgAGTATCATGTAAGAAGAGATAAAATCCTTTCATAAGAATTATATATTTGACTTAGTAAAAttatctaataaaaaatattaaaaataaataaatatttagattaaaaaataaaaaaaatagttcaCAGTCTAGATAAAAAAGTAAGATGGGTTATGAAAAGATttgatcaaaagaaagatattaattttttaaaaaaattctcactCATGGTCAAAATatcttgagttattttttattttgctactagtttaaatttaaaaatcGAATAACTTGATATCATAACTACTTTTCATTGTGGTGACTCaaggaagaaatatatatatagaataaTTTGAAGGGTTAAAAGTTAACGATAAGACAAATCTAAAATACAAGCTCAAGAtagttttatgatatttttatgatCTCAAGCAGGCATCAAGACAACCATATAAaatgtttgattcttttataataGATCATAGGTATGATATGACTACTTTTGATTATTGTATCTATATGAGACattttctaatgatatttttattattctcttactgtaTGTAGATGATATATTAATTATTAGTCATAATACTAAGAAAATTATAAATCTTAAAATGAGAGTTGAGCAAAGCTTTTGCTATAAAAAACTTAGGTTCGACTAAGCATATTCTTGGtataaggattagaagtatgataAACCTCAATTATCTTAAGAGAGATATATCAAAAAGATTCTTAACATATTTAGCATGAGTAAATCATTTCAAGTTGAGTTTGAAATAATATCTTAGAAGTGAGAAAGATAAAAGGATGTATGCCTTATGTATGCCTCGACAATTACCTCATGTATGCCTTATGTATGTCTCAACAATTACCTTATGTATGCTTTATGTATGCCTCGACAATTAATGGTTTAAAGCATGTCATGATAGCACAAGGCTAGATATTGATTATGTAGTTGATGTGATTAATTAATTTCTTTCCAATCTTATAAATGAAAACTAGCAACAATTTAGTAGACTTTTAGGAATCTTAGACGAATTTCTAGATTATGTTTATGCTTTGGGATCGAAAAACCCATGTTGATTAGCTACATAAATGCAAATATGGTCTGCGATATTGATTTTAGAAAATCTATCTCTAGTTCCTTGatataattttcaagataaaCATTATCATAACTGTGAAAACTATAAAAATGTATTGCTTTATCTTCTAGAAGTTAAATATATAGCTACAACAATAGCTTATAAAGAACTCTAAAAAGTATCTACAAGGAGTTGAGACTTAAGTCAGAAAAATTTATTTTACATTATGACAGTCAAAACactattcatttcaataaattctaATTTTTCATTCCAAATCTAATTATATTGATAACGGGGATCATTAAATTTAAGATACATTCGAGATGAAGTTATTGTATATTGAGAAAATCAATATCGATAAGAATAGATCAAATATGACGACTAAATCATtgtctttttaaattttttttgcttttagaaAGATAGTAAGGATAGAAGCTCTCCCCCACCACATGAGTGTGACTGAAAATTTTATTGGGTGATCCTACCCATGACTTAAGTGGTCGGACCCATAAGGGTTAAATAGAAAATTCTAACCCTAATCTTATATAAGTTAGATGAGAAAAACCTAAAATAGTGACCATCATATTCAGGGAAATAGAATTTGATCTAAGAAGAAGAAAGATTGGTTTATGAAATTGATTTCAATTGTCATGATTTTTTTTGGTATACCAGTCTAAAACTCTCTGAATTAATCGATAAAGTTTCTTAAGATTTAAATGGAAGCAAACATAAATGCTATATATTTGAAGGATATATAGCTGTCTACTCCATAGCAGGGCAAATACCCCCACAAATAATTTTGTTTCATGTAACCCTAAAACATAACCCAAAATTCCTTTATGCACCATCACTGGTACAGCATGCAGGTGGAATTTGGATGTCGTCTGAGCACGTGAGATCGATTAAGATTAAGGATATCACCTACCGAACCAAATGAAGAAGAACCGAtgtggattttgaacttataacttGTTCTAAGGTGCACAACGCAAGCCAATCAACACAAAAAGTGCGTTTGCAACATGTTCTTGTTCCGCTTAAACCAAGCAGCAAGGCAAACGCCAACATGCAGACAGAGTGACATGGTAGACGCACAATTGGTTCTTAAGCCTGCAGACTCATCACGGAGAGGCAGAAACCACATGCGCTTAGATGATCTGGGGAGGCTCCTGCTGCATCCGCACCACCTCTTCCACGGCGGCCGGCTCGAGATCGCCTCCCACCACCCGTACAGCTTCTGCTTCCACGTGAAGAGTGGGCGGCGTTAGGGAAGTCGTCTCTGGCCCCTGCGGTTGTCGACGCGAATGAGCTGGAACTCGATCTCCTTTGAAGAGGCAGGGCAACGCTCCCGCCACCTCTGCAGCTCTGCTGTAGTAGGAGAGCCAAAGACCTTCACAGTGGCCATGTTAAGCAGGTTGGGATTCTCTTGCACTCGCTGGTGATGTCGGTTCTTAGCGCATGAAGGATATACAAACAAAAAAGGACAGGGAAGAGATTACAACCTTGCTTCGCAAGAAGGAAATTAAAAGCAaaagatttaaagaaaaagagaaaggaaaaaggagaaaggTTGGACGCACTCTTGGGCTACAGGAAACGATTCAGGAAGAAGCATCGGGTCCATTGCGAAGGAATCAGACGGCAACCGATGCATGCTTTTCTTGCTCTGGTTTGATCTTTCGCCATGAAGAGATGCAAGAGTGTGCTACTGTCGAAGCTTCGTGTCTCATTACTCTGCCACTGACACTGACGGTGTTTCTGCTAAAGAAAAAGGAGAGACAGGAACAGCGTAATCGTTGGACTTGTCCTTCGTTCCACTGTTACAACGCTTTCCATGCAATTCTTACCGTGGAACTAAAACTGAGGCTTTCTTCACTATAAATGTGGATTATAGACGCAGATGCTGTTCTTGAGACGTCTCCGGGTAAAATGAAAGGTGGTTTATGTGTCATGTTTTGCATGCAAGTTAGCAGTCTGGCAATATCCGTGGAGGCTGTGTTCCAAAACCTTCAATGTTGTCATATTCTATCTGAAATGCTGCATGCTATCGTTCAATGTTAAGAAGGATGCAGAGAATTCATGCAAAATTTTccaacatatgctttattaagaagGAAATGCAACAAACACAATTAGGAACTCTAAAGGAAATACCAGTCTGAGTAGTAGTATAGAATAGAACAATGCTCATAGCACTAAGAACAAGAGTATCCTTTGTTATATTGAGCCATGATCGAAGCTCTTATTAGTTTCATACGTGATCGAGCTCAAATCTGAAAACAGTGATCAAAATGAAGGTGGGGCGCGCTGCATTTCGACGACCTTCTGCCATGACGGCCGCATGGAGATCTCCTCCCACCACCTGGCCACATTCTTCCTCGACGTGAAGAGCTCAACCTTCCCGCCGGCCCTAACGTAATGGCCATTAGGGAGGTGGGAGAGGTCGGCGAGCGAGAACACGTCCCCGGCGAGGAACCTGCTTTCCTCGAGCCGGCGCTCGTAGACGTCGAGCACCTTGGCCAGCTTGCCCTCGTTCAGCAGGATTGCGGCCGCGTCCTGCGGCAGCCCCATCTGGGGGGCGAAGGCCAGCTGGAACACCAACGTGGAGCTGGGCGGGTTGAAGCTCTGGCCCTCGGCCTCCAGCCACTGCTCCACGTGCGCCCGCTCCACCAGCCCGCCGCCTCTGCGCCCGAGGAGGCTCCGGTTGCCCCGGTCAGCGTACTTGTCGCAGATGTAGCGGCAGATCGCCCTCGACTCTTCACGCTCGCATCAAAATGCATTGGGAAAGGTTCTAAACCAGAGCATATGGTAATGAAATCGAAAGAGGAAGAAATCGATACTGACCGAACAGGGTGGTGTGCTCATCCTGGAAGGCGGGGACTTGGCCGAACGGCTgccaaggatcagatacaccaaatTTAAGAGGAGGAGTGAGACGGTggcgaagaagaggagaaggggatggGGGCGAGGCGACCTGTATCTTGAGGAAGTCGGGGGACTTGTGCTGGGCTTTGGACATGTCGATGTTGACGAGGTTGAAGACGACGTCCTTCTCGAGGAGGCAGGCTAGGACTCTGGAGACGGCGGGGGAGATGGCAGGGCCGTACACCGTCACGCTTCCCATTTCTTGTGTTCCCGTCGACCAAGCGATCGGAGAGCGAGACGGGGAAGGGAAAGGAAGGGTTCGTTGTCGACGGGAGACTGCTCGATAGCCGCTTAGCGTCGCCAACATTCGATTCTGCAGTTGCGTGCGTGGATTAATGGCTAATTGACACACCTTAATTTAGGGGATTCTAAAAGGGCAGTTttgcaataaataaataattatgttttatatgtaaaaaaaaaattgacttcCTAAATTACAATCAATACGAAGTCTATGCGGAGTTTGAGAATGATCAATACAGTCTTCCTTTAAGATATTATTTTAATGATTCAAACGATGATTTCTCAAATCTCAAATGAATAATTTTATCAttgcaataaaaatataaaattaaaattaaaattaaaattaaaaacgaATTTTCTCTCTAaaaattatgttttgattttgtttttctgATAGCTTAAATATCATGAATGATAAAAGATACACCTAATTGGTCGAAATAGTCTTTGGACTGATAAgttcatgagaaaaaaaaaagaagcttatattattttgatttcattACCTATAATAGGGTAACTTAATCCAAAATCATTGTAACTATGATATGAGATCCAAAGTTTCTAGTATTCTGAGAATAGTTCTTGCTCACTTTCAAGTGAAATATGTAATGAAAATCTTGAAAATgtactaaaaatattaaaataaaatattgatgCCATCTACCAAATAAATAATTAGAATAAATTGTCCAAAtgtcatgatgatttgaaattctcATATTTCAAATAAGATGTCATGCAAGTgccaatattttaatatttttatttgattattaaaaaaaatataacatcTTTTGAAACAATAATGTACGAGTAAtatagaaaataatatattttataattattaatatatttatatttaaaatatggaTTGATGTACTAAATTCACTTTTTCAATAAGGTATAGTTCCCTTCTTGCTCATCAGTAGTACATGTATTCTTGTGTATTAAATAAGTATAATATCTGTTGCTTTGGACAGGATATAGAACCAATCATGAAGAGTTCATAGAAATGATGAGACAAGGCTACACATGACTCTAGAGAAAAGCAAAGCATAGAAAATAATTATCAATAAAGCATACAAAACCCGATAAAGATTTGTTTTCAGATTATTGTGCAGTCGACAACGAATAAATGGATACAAATGGGTGTAACATATCAATCAATGTCTCATCGTCTTATGAATATGAACCTACATGCGATAATCCTAATCCTAGATGATTCGTTTTCCACCACTCTACCAATTGAAGAATCAAAAGAATGTCTATTAAATATGTTTGATTATTTTGTATAGAATCTTTTGTCAAACTAGAACGTTGGACTCGAGTTGATTTCGAATCCCCTAACATAATCTACCTTCGATGACTTGGAGACATAGGAGCAGGAAGGATTTGGTAGGAGGAAGACAGTGATGTGTGGTTCGCCACCTTCCTCCTTGTCTAAACTCAAGTCCGACAATATTTCCCACATTATTAAATTGTTTTAAGTTGATCAACAAACATCTGTAATCATCTGCAGTTGAAACTTTAGAGGATGCTACAACTGAGCCTTATGATTGGTTTTCTTGATGGAAAACTGTATTCGAAGAGCAGGGAAACGTTAAAAGAGCGAGAAAGCTGAGGGAGGTGCAAAGAAGGCTGGAATTGTGGTCCTGTTTCTCGTGTTTAAGGTGAGCGGCATCATCATTCGCAGACAGCATGCGATGCTGTGAGCATCGGTATGTGTCACACCATGCCATTGCAAAGAGCTGCAACGCGTGGAAGCATTGATGTGTCCCATCACGTCACATGCTCGAGAAAGATCCATCAGTCATAATGAGGGCATGTTGGAAGCCAGCTGAGGCCGGGTCTTCTTTTTTATTCCTTTGAAATCGCGAGGACGAGTGCTGTCACATCATTATCTACTTGATTTGTTTTCTTAGAAGAAGTTTGCATGATCTGATTATAACACTCTCGGCATAATATTCGATGATCAACTTTTTAAGTTTGGAAGATCTGAAAGAGCATAATGGTCGTCATCGTGAGAAAGAAGAGCACATCAGAGGACTCTGGACTGGTGTGGGCAGGTAGCAAAGGCTGACAAACGGCCATGTGAACCTTGGGCAAAGCACCGCAATGACAGCCAACCTGCAAGGACAGGCTCCACTAGTCTTGACGTTATCGGAACATATGGTAACATCTC
Protein-coding sequences here:
- the LOC135605001 gene encoding glutathione S-transferase-like, whose product is MLATLSGYRAVSRRQRTLPFPSPSRSPIAWSTGTQEMGSVTVYGPAISPAVSRVLACLLEKDVVFNLVNIDMSKAQHKSPDFLKIQPFGQVPAFQDEHTTLFESRAICRYICDKYADRGNRSLLGRRGGGLVERAHVEQWLEAEGQSFNPPSSTLVFQLAFAPQMGLPQDAAAILLNEGKLAKVLDVYERRLEESRFLAGDVFSLADLSHLPNGHYVRAGGKVELFTSRKNVARWWEEISMRPSWQKVVEMQRAPPSF